One segment of Panicum virgatum strain AP13 chromosome 1K, P.virgatum_v5, whole genome shotgun sequence DNA contains the following:
- the LOC120647142 gene encoding zinc finger CCCH domain-containing protein 19-like has protein sequence MDSAARPDEEEARRRRSTDCIYFLASPLTCKKGSECEFRHSDAARMNPRDCWYWFNGNCANPKCSFRHPPLDNLLGAPTTPRAPQQPAPQVSVPAQAHGSVLAKQGVPCYYFQKGMCAKGDRCAFSHGPQPAGTPQPPPAAKIFTPALQPNSQLKNSWTKPNSSGQQNMPAGIQDKSKLSIHDAKPVQKQHVTSRVDHSSRTYQNHSNSYAQSGTTKQPQPSVQDGLSENGMEAGEFLREPSAGSGVLVAGVNDDSEQSFKGNRNSYHHHTERSYRSSAERLSSDKRISEREPMPAVIAGSSDLRHRLLKQRRLNNNLRSTEAPDMNDACLEGERNDQHRWRGEEHDRPLPRPRLRDRIRLPGATSFDRHGSCSEEWDRGPRGRLSPPKHSDLRGKLHERLKVRSAEEIPVNSVKSSVAKASNGEDAESLNFAGPKSLAELKAKKGGGSSSREEAIVKGVGLSRVTSGIISSREPAPFEGPKPLSAILKRKREVASEDAVAHFGSIQEEDNAAGVDEESQILADDMVEENMEGNTAAEEGEEEAFHPEDDVAYDDNADEATGQELEEHQDVEIAGEDYDYEAADTNADAGQELEEHQDVEAAAEDYDYEAADVNAEEDNEYQEYQDDDDDLEDDDDFARKVGVMIS, from the exons GGAAGTGAATGCGAGTTTCGCCATAGTGACGCTGCCAGGATGAATCCCAGGGACTGTTGGTATTGGTTCAATGGCAACTGCGCCAATCCTAAATGCTCATTTAGGCACCCG CCGTTGGACAACCTGCTCGGAGCACCAACAACTCCACGGGCTCCTCAACAGCCTGCCCCGCAAGTTTCTGTTCCAGCTCAAGCCCATGGATCTGTTCTTGCCAAGCAGGGTGTTCCGTGCTATTACTTTCAGAAAGGCATGTGCGCAAAAGGGGACAGGTGTGCCTTCTCGCACGGCCCACAGCCTGCTGGGACTCCACAGCCACCACCGGCTGCCAAGATCTTTACTCCTGCTTTGCAGCCTAATTCTCAATTGAAGAACTCGTGGACAAAACCCAACTCTTCAGGCCAACAGAATATGCCTGCAGGCATACAGGACAAGTCAAAGCTCAGCATTCATGATGCTAAACCAGTCCAGAAGCAACATGTGACGAGTAGGGTTGACCACTCGTCAAGAACTTATCAGAATCACAGTAATTCGTACGCGCAATCTGGTACAACAAAGCAACCTCAGCCTTCGGTCCAGGATGGCTTATCTGAGAATGGTATGGAGGCAGGTGAATTTTTGAGGGAACCTTCCGCTGGTTCTGGTGTTCTTGTTGCTGGTGTCAATGATGACTCTGAACAGTCATTTAAGGGAAACCGTAACAGCTATCACCATCATACTGAAAGGTCATACAGAAGTTCAGCTGAGAGATTGTCGTCAGACAAAAGGATCTCGGAGCGAGAACCTATGCCTGCTGTGATTGCCGGCAGTTCAGATTTGCGCCACAGGTTGCTGAAGCAAAGAAGGCTCAATAATAATTTAAGATCGACTGAGGCCCCTGATATGAATGACGCGTGTCTTGAGGGTGAACGCAATGACCAACATCGCTGGAGAGGTGAAGAGCATGATCGCCCCCTCCCTCGACCTCGATTGCGTGATAGAATAAGACTGCCTGGTGCGACATCCTTTGACAGACATGGATCATGCTCAGAGGAGTGGGATAGAGGACCTAGAGGCAGGCTGTCACCACCAAAACACTCGGACCTTCGAGGGAAGCTTCATGAAAGGTTAAAGGTCAGATCAGCTGAGGAGATACCGGTTAATAGTGTTAAGAGCTCGGTGGCGAAGGCAAGCAATGGTGAGGATGCTGAATCATTGAACTTTGCTGGTCCAAAGAGCCTTGCTGAGTTGAAAGCAAAGAAGGGTGGTGGCAGCTCATCACGGGAAGAGGCCATCGTCAAGGGTGTGGGCTTATCTCGTGTGACTTCAGGAATAATTTCGAGCAGGGAGCCTGCTCCATTTGAAGGTCCAAAGCCACTAAGTGCCATACTGAAGAGAAAAAGAGAGGTGGCCAGTGAGGACGCTGTTGCTCATTTTGGCAGCATACAGGAAGAGGATAATGCGGCAGGAGTAGATGAAGAATCCCAGATCTTAGCGGATGACATGGTTGAGGAGAACATGGAGGGAAATACAGCAgcagaagaaggggaagaggaagccTTCCATCCTGAAGATGATGTGGCGTATGACGACAATGCTGATGAAGCTACAGGTCAAGAGCTGGAGGAGCATCAAGATGTAGAGATAGCAGGGGAAGACTATGACTACGAGGCGGCTGACACCAACGCTGATGCAGGTCAAGAGCTGGAGGAGCATCAGGATGTAGAGGCAGCAGCCGAAGACTATGACTATGAGGCGGCTGATGTCAATGCCGAGGAGGATAATGAGTACCAGGAGTAccaggacgatgacgacgatttGGAGGATGACGACGACTTTGCACGGAAAGTGGGCGTGATGATCTCCTGA